From a region of the Chrysemys picta bellii isolate R12L10 chromosome 7, ASM1138683v2, whole genome shotgun sequence genome:
- the NXF1 gene encoding nuclear RNA export factor 1 translates to MAEEGKGGYSEHDDRVGSAGGGFAGRRRKGRGPFRGKMYSEGNHRSWNRGVAGPSPSGQLEEGDGDVPMSDAHDSLRTRYTPYGSRLNRRGDDWHNRGRGGATNIHVTVKRDLTPQDRSSSASRNSSRRRWYKVTIPYGKKYDKSWLLSSLQNLSSVPFTPVEFHYDQSRAYFYIEDMTTANALKQLSRKITDRDNYKVVLIVNHSSPPQSVQKELKPEEIEQLKLTMSKRYDGSQQSLDLKNLRTDPDLVAQNIDVVLNRRNCMQAVLQIIEENIPELLSLNLTSNKLYQLDDLAELAQKATNLKILNLTRNELKSECELDKVKGLKLEELWLDGNPLCNNFRDQSSYVSSIRLRFPKLLRLDGHELPPPIVFDVETPTTLPPCKGSYFGSDDLKVLVLRFLQQYYSVYDSGDRQGLLDAYHDGACCSLSIPFLSQNPSRSILSEYFKGSRNVKKLKDPTLRFKLLKHTRLNVVAFLNELPKTQHDVNSFVVDVCAQTNTLLCFAVHGVFKEVDGKSRDMVRGFTRMFIAVPAGITGLCIVNDQLFVRKANTEEIRKAFVMPAPTPSSSPVPTLSAEQQEMLQAFAMQSGMNVEWSQKCLQDNDWDYSQAAQVFTQLKTEGKIPDVAFLK, encoded by the exons ATGGcggaggaagggaaaggggggtaCAGCG AACATGATGACCGTGTGGGCAGTGCAGGTGGGGGCTtcgctgggaggaggaggaaaggtcGGGGTCCGTTCCGAGGCAAGATGTACAGTGAGGGGAACCACCGCTCGTGGAACCGAGGTGTAGCAGGTCCCAGCCCTTCTGGTCAGCTGGAGGAGGGCGACGGAGATGTTCCCATGAGCGACGCCCATGATAGTCTTCGAACCAGATA CACTCCCTATGGGTCACGGCTGAACAGGCGAGGCGATGACTGGCATAACCGGGGCCGGGGAGGTGCCACCAACATCCATGTCACAGTGAAACGAGACCTCACTCCCCAGGACCGGAGTAGCAGTGCCAGCCGCAACAGCAGCCGGAGGAGGTGGTACAAGGTCACA ATTCCCTATGGAAAGAAGTATGACAAGTCATGGCTTCTGAGCTCCCTCCAGAACTTGTCCAGTGTCCCTTTTACTCCAGTGGAG TTCCACTACGACCAAAGCCGGGCCTACTTCTATATTGAGGATATGACGACAGCCAATGCGCTCAAGCAGCTGTCCCGCAAGATCACAGATCGAGACAATTACAAG GTGGTGCTAATTGTCAACCACTCATCTCCACCCCAGTCTGTCCAGAAGGAGCTGAAGCCGGAGGAGATTGAGCAGCTGAAG CTCACCATGAGTAAGAGATATGACGGGTCCCAGCAGTCCCTGGACTTGAAGAACCTTCGCACGGACCCAG ACCTGGTGGCACAGAACATTGATGTGGTGCTGAACCGGCGGAACTGCATGCAGGCTGTGCTGCAAATCATTGAAGAGAACATCCCGGAG CTGCTCTCACTGAATCTCACCAGCAACAAGCTGTACCAGCTGGATGACCTGGCGGAGCTGGCCCAGAAAGCCACCAATCTCAAGATCCTCAATCTGACCCGCAATGAG CTGAAGTCTGAGTGCGAGCTGGACAAGGTGAAGGGGCTTAAGCTGGAGGAGTTGTGGTTGGATGGAAACCCTCTGTGCAACAATTTCCGGGACCAGTCCAGCTATGTCAG CTCCATACGACTGCGGTTCCCGAAGCTTCTGCGCCTG GACGGCCACGAGCTCCCACCTCCTATTGTCTTTGACGTGGAAACgcccaccaccctccccccctgcaag GGCAGCTACTTCGGCTCGGATGACCTGAAGGTGCTGGTGCTGCGCTTCCTGCAGCA GTATTACTCTGTATATGATTCTGGCGACAGGCAGGGGCTGCTGGATGCCTACCACGATGGGGCCTGCTGTTCCCTCAgcatccctttcctctcccagAACCCCTCCAG GAGCATCCTGAGTGAATACTTCAAGGGCAGCAGGAATGTGAAGAAACTCAAGGACCCTA ccctgcgCTTCAAATTGCTCAAGCATACGAGGCTGAACGTGGTGGCCTTCCTCAATGAGTTGCCCAAGACTCAGCATGACGTTAACTCCTTTGTGGTGGATGTTTGTGCACAGACG AACACCCTGCTGTGCTTTGCTGTCCATGGGGTCTTCAAGGAAG TGGATGGCAAGTCCCGGGATATGGTGAGAGGCTTCACCCGCATGTTCATTGCTGTGCCAGCTGGCATCACAGG gctGTGCATCGTGAACGACCAGCTGTTTGTGCGCAAAGCGAACACAGAGGAGATCCGCAAGGCCTTCGTGATGCCAGCACCCACGCCCTCGTCCAGCCCTGTGCCCACGCTGTCGGCCGAGCAGCAGGAAATGCTACAGGCCTTCGCCATGCAGTCTGGCATGAACGTCGAGTGGTCCCAAAA GTGCCTCCAGGACAACGACTGGGACTACAGCCAGGCAGCCCAGGTTTTCACCCAGCTCAAG ACGGAGGGGAAGATCCCAGACGTGGCATTTCTCAAGTGA